In a genomic window of Chryseobacterium sp. G0162:
- a CDS encoding 4'-phosphopantetheinyl transferase family protein, with the protein MTAIYYTQCKQLPDHAFEEAVFLLPIEMQQKIRKYSRWQDAHACLYGNLLLKEAISQLGYDYSLELIQKTKYGKPYFKDSDFGFNISHSGEYIVCVISTDEKQNLGIDIEENKPIALEGFMNIFTEEEQKEIGEQNNFYTFWTRKEAIAKADGRGMLIPFDTINTLSLSVQLDNKEYNLYEVDIDQNYTIYIAASVSLGNNIKYFYKDPGSLY; encoded by the coding sequence ATGACAGCAATATATTATACCCAATGCAAGCAGCTGCCCGATCATGCTTTTGAAGAAGCTGTTTTTTTGTTACCCATAGAGATGCAACAAAAAATACGAAAGTATAGCCGGTGGCAAGATGCCCATGCCTGCTTATATGGGAACCTATTACTAAAAGAAGCAATCTCTCAATTAGGATATGATTACTCTCTTGAGTTAATACAAAAAACTAAATATGGAAAACCTTATTTTAAGGATAGTGATTTTGGATTTAATATTTCTCATTCAGGCGAATATATCGTTTGTGTAATTAGTACGGATGAAAAACAAAACTTAGGAATTGATATTGAAGAAAACAAACCCATAGCACTGGAGGGTTTTATGAATATATTTACTGAGGAAGAGCAAAAAGAGATTGGTGAACAAAATAACTTTTACACTTTTTGGACTCGTAAAGAAGCGATCGCGAAAGCAGATGGGAGAGGAATGCTTATACCCTTTGATACGATAAATACTTTGAGTTTATCCGTACAATTAGACAATAAAGAATACAATTTGTACGAAGTGGATATCGATCAAAATTATACTATTTATATAGCCGCTTCCGTAAGTCTTGGGAATAATATAAAATACTTTTACAAAGATCCTGGCTCCCTCTATTGA